In the Shewanella sp. OMA3-2 genome, one interval contains:
- a CDS encoding membrane anchored protein in chemotaxis locus, with protein sequence MITLASLYYDAVKKNDLLNADVARLTASQVLLMVPDEQAADIANWLAQHPEQTETIIEFAGRDKSNTYGALGESTRQQKVLLRPKIATEHSTTERSVTQMVHDKPPADVLMSENSDGVKVIRLPHGGIRVTTRELPKETESQH encoded by the coding sequence GTGATAACACTGGCGAGTTTATATTACGATGCCGTTAAGAAAAACGACCTTTTAAATGCAGATGTAGCAAGGTTAACTGCTTCTCAAGTATTACTTATGGTACCTGATGAGCAAGCGGCAGACATTGCAAATTGGCTAGCGCAACATCCGGAACAAACTGAAACGATCATTGAATTTGCAGGCCGTGATAAGAGCAACACATATGGAGCACTTGGTGAAAGTACCCGCCAGCAAAAAGTGTTACTAAGACCTAAAATAGCAACAGAGCACTCTACAACTGAGCGGTCTGTCACTCAAATGGTTCACGATAAACCACCTGCTGATGTTTTAATGTCTGAAAATTCAGATGGTGTCAAAGTCATCCGTTTACCTCATGGTGGTATAAGGGTGACGACACGCGAACTACCTAAAGAAACTGAATCACAGCACTAG
- a CDS encoding chemotaxis protein CheW yields the protein MSDSRSVAAVAAGSNDAVLQWVTFKLDNETYGINVMQVQEVLRYTEIAPVPGAPHYVLGIINLRGNVVTVIDTRSRFGLQPADVDDSTRIVIIEAEKQVIGILVDSVAEVVYLRRSEIDNAPNVGTEESAKFIQGVSNRDNELLILVDLDKLLSDEEWEELTDI from the coding sequence ATGAGTGATTCAAGAAGTGTAGCAGCTGTAGCTGCAGGTTCAAACGATGCAGTATTACAGTGGGTTACATTTAAATTAGATAATGAAACCTATGGTATTAACGTAATGCAGGTTCAGGAAGTATTACGATACACTGAAATTGCCCCAGTACCAGGTGCACCGCATTATGTATTAGGCATTATTAATTTGCGAGGCAACGTGGTGACGGTTATTGATACCCGTTCACGTTTTGGTTTACAGCCTGCTGATGTTGATGATTCAACACGTATTGTGATTATCGAAGCTGAAAAGCAAGTTATTGGTATTTTAGTCGACAGTGTTGCAGAGGTAGTTTATCTACGTCGCTCAGAAATAGATAATGCACCTAACGTGGGCACTGAAGAAAGTGCTAAGTTTATTCAAGGCGTAAGCAATCGCGACAACGAGTTATTGATTTTAGTCGACCTTGATAAACTGTTATCTGACGAAGAGTGGGAAGAGTTAACTGATATTTAA
- a CDS encoding chemotaxis protein CheA produces MSFDVDEEILQDFLVEAGEILELLQEQLVALENNPDDSNLLNAIFRGFHTVKGGAGFLSLKPMVDVCHEAENTFDLLRTGKRSVNAELMDIILQAVDAINIMFAQTQQGEEQDPVEVELLDKLKLLSSGAPLPSEMGGHSEELVDESVELVDDSVSEFVENKVGAETNIDEINESEFEALLDALHGQGNSPTITSTSTAKPPQQTAPASVGSDEISDDEFEALLDELHGSSKLNVAVNKPEPAKFVEPPIQMVDSDDITDDEFEKLLDELHGKGSSPAKVDTSASSFTATTVKSVEPVKAAATATPVPQPKAPVPAAKTVDLVIKDKAPSKAAASVPQGETTVRVDTARLDQIMNMVGELVLVRNRLVSLGVTREDEEMSKALANLDLVTADLQGAVMKTRMQPIKKVFGRFPRVVRDLARTLNKEIDLIMIGEETDLDKNLVEALADPLVHLVRNSVDHGIEMPITREANGKPRTGTITLSASQEGDHILLKIEDDGAGMDPQKLKEIAITRGVLDEDTASRMTDSEAYNLIFAPGFSTKMEVSDISGRGVGMDVVKTRITQLNGSVHIDSLKGKGTVLEIKVPLTLAIMPTLMVDVSKQVFALPLSSVNEIFHLDLTKTNVVDGQLTVIVRNKAVPLFYLEHWLHSHKTKFKHGDKKHGHVVIVQLGTKQIGFVVDGLIGQEEVVIKPLGSMLQGTPGMAGATITSDGGIALILDVPGLLKHYAKNKK; encoded by the coding sequence ATGTCATTTGATGTTGATGAAGAGATACTCCAGGACTTTTTGGTAGAGGCTGGTGAGATTTTAGAGCTTCTTCAAGAGCAGTTAGTTGCTCTTGAAAATAATCCTGATGACAGTAATTTGTTAAATGCTATTTTCCGCGGTTTCCATACTGTCAAGGGGGGAGCTGGTTTTTTAAGCTTGAAACCTATGGTAGACGTTTGCCACGAAGCGGAAAATACCTTCGACCTATTGAGAACCGGTAAACGCAGTGTTAATGCAGAATTGATGGATATTATTTTGCAGGCAGTTGATGCTATTAATATTATGTTTGCACAAACTCAGCAAGGCGAGGAGCAGGATCCTGTTGAAGTTGAATTACTTGATAAATTGAAGCTACTCAGTTCTGGCGCACCTTTGCCGTCAGAAATGGGCGGGCACAGTGAAGAGCTTGTTGACGAATCTGTTGAACTCGTCGATGACAGCGTATCTGAATTCGTTGAAAACAAAGTGGGTGCAGAGACTAACATCGACGAAATTAATGAGTCAGAATTTGAAGCATTATTAGATGCGCTTCATGGTCAAGGTAATAGTCCTACAATAACATCTACATCAACGGCTAAACCTCCTCAACAAACTGCACCGGCTTCAGTCGGTTCAGATGAAATATCTGATGACGAATTTGAAGCTTTACTGGATGAACTTCATGGTTCAAGTAAACTAAATGTAGCGGTCAATAAACCTGAACCAGCTAAATTCGTTGAACCTCCAATTCAAATGGTTGACTCAGACGATATTACAGACGATGAATTTGAAAAGTTACTTGATGAGCTACACGGTAAAGGTTCTTCACCCGCGAAAGTGGATACTTCAGCATCAAGTTTTACTGCAACAACGGTTAAAAGTGTTGAACCTGTAAAGGCCGCAGCAACTGCAACTCCGGTGCCTCAACCTAAAGCACCTGTTCCAGCAGCAAAGACTGTTGACCTAGTTATTAAAGACAAAGCGCCATCAAAAGCGGCAGCATCCGTTCCTCAGGGGGAAACCACTGTTCGTGTTGATACTGCTAGACTTGATCAAATTATGAATATGGTCGGGGAGTTGGTATTAGTTCGAAATAGATTAGTGAGTTTAGGCGTTACCCGTGAAGACGAGGAAATGTCTAAAGCACTGGCAAACTTAGATTTAGTTACTGCTGATTTACAAGGCGCAGTAATGAAAACTCGTATGCAGCCAATTAAGAAAGTTTTTGGTCGCTTCCCACGGGTTGTACGTGATTTAGCACGGACACTTAATAAAGAAATTGATTTAATCATGATTGGTGAAGAAACCGATCTGGATAAAAACTTAGTTGAAGCTTTAGCCGACCCATTAGTGCATTTAGTACGTAACTCGGTTGATCACGGAATTGAAATGCCTATTACCCGTGAGGCTAATGGTAAGCCACGAACAGGCACGATTACATTATCAGCAAGTCAAGAAGGCGATCACATCTTACTTAAAATTGAAGATGATGGCGCTGGTATGGATCCGCAAAAACTAAAAGAAATAGCGATTACACGTGGCGTGCTTGACGAAGATACAGCGTCTAGGATGACAGATTCTGAAGCATACAACTTGATTTTTGCGCCAGGATTTTCAACTAAAATGGAAGTGTCCGACATCTCTGGCCGTGGCGTCGGTATGGACGTAGTGAAAACCCGTATTACTCAGTTAAACGGTAGCGTACATATTGACTCACTGAAGGGTAAAGGCACCGTTTTAGAAATTAAAGTACCGCTAACGTTAGCGATTATGCCGACCTTAATGGTGGATGTGTCTAAGCAAGTGTTTGCTTTACCATTATCTAGTGTAAATGAAATATTTCACCTTGATTTAACCAAAACCAATGTTGTAGATGGTCAGCTAACCGTTATTGTACGTAATAAAGCTGTACCATTATTTTATTTAGAGCATTGGTTGCACAGTCATAAAACCAAGTTTAAGCATGGCGATAAGAAACATGGCCATGTTGTTATTGTTCAATTAGGCACAAAACAAATTGGTTTTGTTGTTGATGGATTAATTGGACAGGAAGAAGTGGTCATTAAGCCGCTTGGAAGTATGTTACAAGGTACGCCAGGGATGGCTGGAGCAACGATTACCTCAGATGGTGGTATTGCGCTAATTTTAGATGTACCAGGTTTATTAAAACATTACGCCAAAAATAAAAAATAA
- a CDS encoding protein-glutamate methylesterase/protein-glutamine glutaminase, with protein sequence MAIKVLVVDDSSFFRRRVSEIVNQDPELEVVGVAVNGEEAVKMAADLSPNVITMDIEMPVMDGISAVRAIMASNPIPILMFSSLTHDGAKSTLDALEAGALDFLPKRFEDIATNKDDAIILLQQRIKALGRRRVFRPVSRIAASAPTGHRSSNSLTGNLSSSSANLSSNNAARPLTSRRSSSPSLADTSARSTLGSTLGIAATAPNLPSAIRASGKSYKLLLIGTSTGGPVALQKVLTQFPANYPHPILLIQHMPAAFTPAFAARLDSLCQINVKEAASGDVLKPGCAYLAPGGMQMLVEKSGMSGRLKVIAGNSDMNYKPCVDITFASASKAYGGDILAVVLTGMGADGREGARMLKAAGANVWAQDEASCVVYGMPQAVVSAGIASHSISLDNMAESILKETSRG encoded by the coding sequence ATGGCTATAAAAGTACTAGTTGTTGACGACTCAAGCTTTTTCCGACGTCGAGTCAGTGAAATTGTTAATCAAGATCCTGAACTCGAAGTTGTTGGTGTGGCTGTCAATGGCGAAGAAGCTGTTAAAATGGCGGCAGATCTTAGCCCTAATGTCATCACTATGGATATTGAAATGCCAGTGATGGATGGTATAAGTGCTGTTCGCGCCATTATGGCAAGTAATCCTATTCCTATTCTTATGTTTTCATCGCTGACTCACGATGGGGCTAAATCGACTTTAGATGCACTGGAAGCTGGTGCACTTGATTTTTTACCTAAGCGTTTTGAAGATATTGCCACCAATAAAGATGATGCGATAATTCTATTACAACAACGTATAAAAGCGTTAGGGCGTAGACGGGTATTTCGACCGGTTAGCCGAATAGCAGCATCAGCACCTACAGGTCATAGATCTTCTAATTCGCTTACGGGTAACTTAAGCTCATCCAGTGCAAATTTAAGCAGTAACAATGCCGCAAGGCCATTAACGTCTCGCCGGAGTTCATCGCCGTCTTTAGCTGACACTTCAGCTAGATCGACATTAGGATCAACATTAGGCATTGCAGCGACAGCTCCGAATTTACCTTCAGCTATTCGTGCCAGTGGTAAATCATATAAATTGTTGCTAATAGGTACATCAACAGGCGGCCCAGTAGCCTTGCAAAAGGTGTTAACTCAATTTCCTGCTAATTATCCGCATCCCATTTTGCTTATTCAACATATGCCAGCGGCATTCACCCCTGCTTTTGCTGCTCGCTTAGATAGTCTTTGTCAGATTAACGTCAAAGAAGCTGCTAGTGGAGATGTACTTAAGCCAGGGTGTGCATATTTAGCCCCAGGCGGCATGCAAATGTTGGTTGAAAAATCGGGTATGTCGGGTCGGTTAAAAGTCATTGCTGGAAACAGTGATATGAACTATAAGCCCTGTGTTGATATTACCTTTGCGTCGGCATCTAAAGCCTATGGCGGTGACATTTTGGCCGTAGTATTAACCGGTATGGGAGCTGATGGACGTGAAGGCGCAAGAATGCTGAAAGCGGCTGGCGCAAATGTTTGGGCGCAAGATGAAGCAAGTTGTGTTGTATATGGTATGCCGCAAGCTGTCGTCTCTGCAGGTATTGCTAGTCACTCTATTAGCTTAGATAACATGGCTGAATCAATTCTAAAAGAGACCTCTCGTGGTTAG
- a CDS encoding protein phosphatase CheZ — MQPITSGLITLEQAQQLVELLSAGEQDQADDVVRELATPIQRELFEEVGKLTRQLHSALQDFQVDNRLSELAKVEIPDAKERLNYVIDMTEQAANKTMDAVEECLPLADTIITNIKSVTPMWDKLMRRDIELSEFKTLCHDVQQLMSHSEHDTNRLRQLLNEILMAQDFQDLTGQMIRRVIDLVREVENNLVSMLTVFGDYTPQPETVKKENKIEAEGPIMHAELRDDVVAGQDEVDDLLSSLGF, encoded by the coding sequence ATGCAGCCAATAACATCGGGGTTAATTACTCTCGAGCAGGCCCAGCAACTTGTAGAACTGCTTAGTGCGGGGGAGCAAGATCAAGCTGACGACGTTGTTAGAGAACTCGCTACACCAATACAGCGTGAGTTATTTGAAGAGGTAGGTAAGTTAACTCGTCAACTTCACAGCGCTCTTCAAGACTTTCAGGTAGATAATCGTTTATCAGAATTAGCTAAGGTTGAAATACCTGACGCTAAAGAAAGATTAAATTACGTTATTGATATGACAGAGCAAGCTGCAAATAAAACTATGGATGCAGTTGAAGAATGTTTACCTTTGGCCGATACAATCATTACCAACATAAAATCTGTTACCCCGATGTGGGATAAGTTAATGCGTCGAGATATTGAGTTGAGCGAGTTCAAAACGCTTTGTCATGATGTTCAACAACTTATGTCACATAGTGAGCACGATACAAACCGTTTACGACAACTGCTAAATGAAATACTGATGGCGCAGGATTTCCAAGACTTAACTGGGCAAATGATCCGTCGAGTTATTGACCTAGTTCGCGAAGTCGAAAATAACCTAGTCTCTATGTTGACAGTATTTGGCGATTATACGCCGCAACCAGAAACTGTTAAAAAAGAGAATAAAATAGAGGCAGAGGGCCCAATTATGCACGCTGAGCTGCGTGATGACGTGGTCGCAGGTCAAGATGAAGTTGATGACTTGCTATCCAGTCTGGGTTTCTAA
- a CDS encoding ParA family protein, whose translation MKVWTVANQKGGVGKTTTVASLAGAIVKRGQRVLMIDTDPHASLGYYLGIDSEEVPGSLYDVFVNHKSLTAEFIQQYILPTQLEGLDLLPATMALATLDRALGHQEGMGLVLRNLLVLLEDKYDIAIIDCPPVLGVLMVNALAASQHIVIPVQTEFLAIKGLDRMIKTMELMGRSKKTRYSYTVVPTMYDKRTKASPIALSYMQEKYNKNLWPDSVIPVDTKFRDASLAHLPASHYSPSSRGVKAYNLLLNYLDSRELAHVKIG comes from the coding sequence TTGAAAGTCTGGACCGTAGCAAATCAAAAAGGTGGGGTGGGTAAAACCACTACTGTGGCAAGTTTGGCTGGTGCTATTGTTAAACGTGGGCAACGTGTGTTGATGATAGACACAGATCCTCATGCGTCACTAGGTTATTATTTAGGTATTGATTCTGAAGAGGTTCCTGGTTCACTATATGATGTATTTGTGAATCATAAGTCGCTTACAGCTGAGTTTATTCAACAATATATTTTGCCGACTCAACTTGAGGGGCTTGATTTATTGCCTGCAACCATGGCTCTGGCAACATTAGACCGAGCATTGGGACATCAAGAAGGTATGGGCTTGGTGCTACGTAATCTACTGGTGTTGTTAGAAGATAAATATGATATTGCTATTATTGATTGTCCGCCCGTTCTAGGGGTATTAATGGTCAATGCTTTGGCGGCGAGTCAACATATTGTTATCCCTGTTCAAACTGAATTTTTGGCGATTAAAGGTTTAGACAGAATGATTAAAACAATGGAGCTGATGGGGCGTTCGAAGAAGACTCGATATAGCTATACTGTCGTGCCGACAATGTATGATAAACGCACAAAAGCTTCTCCGATAGCCTTGTCATATATGCAAGAAAAATATAATAAAAACCTATGGCCAGATAGTGTGATCCCCGTTGATACTAAATTTAGAGATGCCAGTTTAGCGCATCTACCTGCATCACATTACTCTCCATCTAGCCGTGGGGTAAAGGCCTACAATTTACTGTTAAATTATCTTGATTCTCGGGAGCTAGCACATGTCAAAATCGGTTGA
- a CDS encoding RNA polymerase sigma factor FliA: MNKAAAYAQFDNKTSVVEQYAPLVKRIAHHMLARLPASVQLDDLLQSGMIGLLEASSKFDDTKGAKFETFAGIRIRGAMIDEIRRGDWVPRSVHRNNRRVAQVIDELEQGLGRDARDTEIAEKLDMSLNEYHHILNDVSVGKIIGIEDLGISQDVLVTDDGIPDDNFEALAETQFKSALVEAIKTLPERDALVLSLYYDEALNLKEIGAILEVSESRVSQILSQAMLRLKGKLKHWTQQ; encoded by the coding sequence GTGAATAAAGCCGCCGCGTATGCTCAGTTCGATAATAAAACATCCGTTGTTGAACAGTATGCACCGCTGGTAAAAAGAATTGCACATCATATGTTGGCGCGATTACCCGCTTCAGTGCAACTCGATGACTTGTTACAGTCTGGCATGATAGGTTTACTTGAAGCATCATCAAAATTTGATGATACCAAAGGAGCTAAATTTGAAACCTTTGCAGGCATTCGGATCCGTGGTGCAATGATTGATGAAATCCGCCGTGGAGATTGGGTTCCTCGTTCAGTGCATCGAAATAATCGCCGTGTAGCACAAGTGATTGACGAGCTCGAACAAGGGTTAGGGCGTGATGCTCGTGACACAGAAATTGCAGAAAAACTTGATATGTCGCTCAATGAGTATCATCATATTTTAAATGATGTTTCTGTTGGGAAAATCATCGGCATAGAAGATTTAGGTATTTCGCAAGATGTACTGGTCACGGATGATGGAATACCAGATGATAATTTTGAAGCATTAGCTGAAACGCAGTTTAAATCAGCGCTGGTGGAAGCAATTAAAACCTTACCAGAAAGAGATGCATTAGTACTTTCGCTGTACTATGACGAAGCGTTAAATTTAAAAGAAATCGGTGCAATTCTTGAAGTAAGCGAATCTAGGGTTAGTCAGATATTAAGTCAGGCTATGCTTAGATTAAAAGGCAAACTCAAGCATTGGACACAACAATAA
- the cheY gene encoding chemotaxis response regulator CheY — translation MDKNMKILIVDDFSTMRRIIKNLLRDLGFNNTQEADDGSTALPMLQKGDFDFVVTDWNMPGMQGIDLLKAIRADDSLKHLPVLMVTAEAKREQIIAAAQAGVNGYVVKPFTAATLKEKLDKIFERLA, via the coding sequence TTGGACAAGAATATGAAGATTCTTATTGTTGACGACTTTTCAACAATGCGACGTATCATAAAGAACTTGTTGCGAGACTTGGGGTTCAACAATACCCAAGAAGCAGATGATGGCTCAACAGCCTTACCTATGTTGCAAAAAGGTGATTTTGACTTTGTTGTAACAGATTGGAATATGCCAGGTATGCAAGGTATTGACTTGCTGAAGGCTATTCGAGCTGATGACTCATTAAAACATTTACCTGTTTTGATGGTTACAGCAGAAGCTAAGCGTGAGCAGATTATTGCTGCCGCCCAAGCAGGTGTGAATGGATATGTTGTTAAACCTTTCACAGCGGCTACCCTTAAAGAGAAATTAGATAAAATTTTTGAACGTCTCGCTTAA
- a CDS encoding chemotaxis protein CheW, which produces MSKSVDETVFDYFTLLLTEPTTESVEETQTAQSNIAKQEIVAPEALNPTTLISKDKISRTNSDKLTPALVTKKSIAEIKVIPDSSLVKGLIEPEKPSESSFTSKRVDKADVIKDHQIDDKYSKASFEPLNKPDTAVKYQQPLKSILERGFAEPNENINKQALEKLLSAVSKPEVKPEVMPTSSKISMTAEEIRASADKVRQHLGLLAEKSTKKTTVGPVSLQKTVNADKEIKPLVDINLTGTIPSSVNKAIIKSEEQLDVTPETQLGAVPPSITHDLQQVLDDEFQVLFFKVAGLTLAVPLVSLGGIVKVERINHLIGRPKWFLGVQPYREQKINVVDTCAWVMPEKYSPELAESIDYQYLVMLEDSRWGLACESLVNAVKIDKSHVNWRDKPGKRPWLAGVVKQQMCGILHVQALIDMLDAGLGCQDSIDRG; this is translated from the coding sequence ATGTCAAAATCGGTTGATGAAACTGTTTTTGATTATTTTACCCTGCTCCTCACTGAGCCGACTACGGAAAGTGTTGAGGAGACCCAAACTGCGCAATCGAATATTGCAAAGCAGGAAATTGTTGCACCTGAAGCTTTAAATCCTACGACGCTTATATCTAAAGACAAAATAAGCCGCACTAATTCTGATAAGTTAACTCCTGCTTTGGTAACTAAAAAGTCAATCGCAGAGATAAAAGTTATACCAGATTCTAGTTTAGTAAAAGGCCTAATTGAACCGGAAAAACCATCTGAGTCGAGCTTTACTTCAAAAAGAGTGGATAAGGCTGATGTTATAAAAGATCATCAAATTGATGATAAATATTCTAAAGCTTCTTTTGAACCGTTAAACAAACCAGATACAGCAGTTAAATATCAACAACCATTAAAGTCGATATTAGAAAGAGGTTTTGCCGAACCCAATGAAAATATCAATAAGCAAGCGCTTGAAAAGCTATTGTCGGCAGTTTCAAAGCCTGAAGTAAAACCAGAAGTTATGCCAACCTCTTCTAAAATATCGATGACAGCAGAGGAAATTAGGGCCAGTGCTGATAAGGTGAGGCAACATTTAGGCTTGTTAGCTGAGAAATCGACTAAAAAAACTACAGTCGGTCCGGTTTCACTACAAAAAACAGTTAATGCTGATAAAGAAATCAAGCCGTTAGTCGATATAAATTTAACAGGAACAATACCAAGCTCTGTAAATAAAGCTATCATAAAGAGTGAAGAGCAACTTGATGTAACGCCTGAAACACAATTAGGGGCTGTACCACCCAGTATTACTCATGATCTTCAGCAAGTACTGGATGATGAGTTTCAAGTGCTGTTTTTTAAGGTAGCGGGTTTAACATTAGCAGTACCCTTAGTGAGTTTAGGTGGTATTGTAAAAGTGGAGCGCATAAATCATTTAATTGGTCGTCCCAAATGGTTTTTAGGGGTCCAGCCCTATAGAGAACAAAAAATTAATGTAGTGGATACTTGTGCTTGGGTTATGCCTGAGAAATATTCTCCTGAACTGGCTGAGTCGATAGATTATCAGTATTTGGTGATGCTGGAAGATAGTCGATGGGGACTGGCTTGTGAGTCGCTGGTCAACGCTGTGAAAATAGATAAATCGCACGTCAATTGGCGTGATAAACCTGGTAAGCGTCCTTGGCTTGCTGGAGTTGTAAAACAACAAATGTGTGGCATATTGCATGTACAAGCTTTGATTGACATGCTTGATGCAGGCTTAGGGTGTCAGGATTCGATTGACCGAGGTTAA
- a CDS encoding MinD/ParA family protein, whose amino-acid sequence MTRDQASGLRMMNQPNNEKVKVIAVSGGKGGVGKTSVSINTAVALAEKGKRVLVLDADLGLANVDVMLGIRAEKNLSHVLSGDAELDDIIVRGPKGIGIVPATSGSRAMVELTQAQHAGLIRAFSEMRTQFDILIVDTAAGISDMVLSFSRASQDVLIVVCDEPTSITDAYALIKILSREHGVFHFKIVANMVRSLREGMELFAKLSKVTDRFLDVALELVATVPFDENLRKSVRKQKLVVEAYPKSPSAIAYHGLANKIMSWPVPQQPGGHLEFFVERLVQRKETQEDRMSE is encoded by the coding sequence ATGACCCGTGATCAAGCAAGTGGTTTACGTATGATGAATCAACCAAACAACGAAAAAGTTAAAGTAATTGCCGTATCCGGTGGAAAAGGTGGCGTAGGAAAAACCAGTGTGTCTATTAACACAGCGGTCGCCCTCGCCGAAAAAGGTAAACGTGTTTTAGTGTTAGATGCGGATCTTGGTTTAGCTAACGTTGATGTGATGTTAGGTATTCGTGCTGAGAAAAATTTATCTCATGTTTTATCTGGAGATGCCGAACTAGACGATATCATTGTGCGAGGCCCTAAAGGTATTGGTATCGTTCCTGCTACATCAGGAAGCCGTGCCATGGTTGAATTAACTCAGGCGCAACATGCTGGGTTAATTCGAGCTTTCAGTGAAATGCGAACACAATTTGATATCTTAATTGTTGATACTGCTGCAGGTATTTCTGATATGGTGTTGAGTTTTTCTCGGGCATCACAAGATGTATTGATTGTCGTATGCGATGAACCAACATCGATTACAGATGCCTATGCATTGATAAAAATATTAAGCCGCGAACATGGCGTATTTCATTTTAAAATTGTAGCCAACATGGTGCGCAGTTTACGTGAAGGAATGGAGTTGTTTGCTAAACTGAGTAAAGTGACTGATCGATTTTTAGATGTTGCTTTAGAGCTGGTTGCAACAGTACCATTTGATGAAAATTTACGTAAATCGGTACGTAAGCAAAAATTAGTGGTTGAGGCATACCCGAAGTCGCCATCAGCAATTGCTTATCATGGTCTGGCAAACAAAATAATGAGCTGGCCAGTTCCACAACAGCCAGGTGGTCACTTAGAGTTTTTTGTTGAACGTCTAGTGCAACGTAAAGAAACACAAGAGGATAGAATGAGTGAATAA
- a CDS encoding DUF2802 domain-containing protein, translating into MGDEFLIAALVYVIACLGLMFFLQKQSSKLKSKVEALTLLVKESDRQREAVKRELNELRSGTIGMGRKVAEIEKKLTKQSDLIDEASQQDPQAKLYSRAVKMIALGAGIEELMQECELPKAEVELLLRLHKK; encoded by the coding sequence ATGGGTGATGAATTTTTAATTGCAGCCTTGGTATATGTCATTGCCTGTTTAGGATTAATGTTTTTTTTGCAAAAACAATCGAGCAAATTAAAAAGCAAGGTGGAAGCGTTAACATTATTAGTAAAAGAAAGCGATCGTCAAAGAGAGGCCGTTAAACGTGAACTGAATGAGTTGCGCAGTGGCACGATAGGTATGGGGCGTAAAGTTGCTGAGATTGAGAAGAAATTAACTAAGCAGTCAGATCTTATTGATGAAGCTAGCCAACAAGACCCACAAGCTAAACTTTACTCGAGGGCTGTGAAGATGATAGCTCTTGGCGCAGGTATTGAAGAGCTTATGCAAGAGTGTGAGTTGCCTAAAGCAGAAGTTGAGTTATTACTACGATTACATAAGAAATAA